Proteins from one Ochotona princeps isolate mOchPri1 unplaced genomic scaffold, mOchPri1.hap1 HAP1_SCAFFOLD_148, whole genome shotgun sequence genomic window:
- the LOC131478946 gene encoding D(4) dopamine receptor-like, which translates to MGNRSAADAGGLAAGRAPGLGPGGAAALAGGVLLIGTVLAGNSLVCASVAVERALQTPTNYFIVSLAAADLLLALLVLPLFVYSEVQGGAWLLSPRLCDVLMAMDVMLCTASIFNLCAISVDRFVAVALPLHYNSQGGARRPLVLIGATWLLSAAVAAPVLCGLNDVRGRDPAVCRLEDSDYVVYSSVCSFFLPCPLMLLLYWATFRGLRRWEEARRAKLHGRTPRRPSGPGLLAPGSSLPEGPCCPYCAPPDAGVAAPAPEPPPPPQARGRRRAKIPGRERKAMRVLPVVVGAFLVCWTPFFVVHITRALCPACPVPPRLVSAVTWLGYVNSALNPLIYTVFNAEFRGVFRRALRPCC; encoded by the exons ATGGGCAACCGCAGCGCGGCGGACGCGGGCGGGCTGGCGGCGGGACGTGCGCCCGGGCTGGGGCCTGGGGGCGCGGCGGCGCTGGCGGGGGGCGTGCTGCTCATCGGCACCGTGCTGGCGGGGAACTCGCTGGTGTGCGCCAGTGTGGCGGTCGAGCGCGCCTTGCAGACGCCCACCAACTACTTCATCGTGAGCCTGGCGGCCGCCGACCTGCTGCTCGCCCTGCTGGTACTGCCACTCTTCGTGTATTCGGAG GTGCAGGGCGGCGCGTGGCTGTTGAGCCCCCGGTTGTGCGACGTACTCATGGCCATGGACGTCATGCTGTGCACCGCCTCCATCTTCAACCTATGTGCCATCAGCGTGGACAG GTTTGTGGCCGTAGCCCTGCCGCTGCATTATAACAGCCAGGGCGGAGCCCGGCGCCCGCTGGTGCTCATCGGCGCCACGTGGCTGCTGTCGGCCGCTGTGGCCGCGCCGGTGCTGTGCGGCCTCAACGACGTGCGCGGTCGCGACCCTGCCGTGTGCCGTCTGGAGGACAGCGACTACGTGGTCTATTCGTCCGTGTGCTCCTTCTTCCTGCCCTGCCCGCTCATGCTGCTGCTCTACTGGGCCACGTTCCGGGGCCTGCGTCGCTGGGAGGAGGCCCGGCGCGCCAAGCTGCACGGCCGCACGCCCCGCCGGCCCAGCGGCCCCGGACTGCTCGCGCCCGGGTCCAGCCTCCCCgagggcccctgctgcccctacTGCGCGCCCCCGGACGCCGGCGTCGCGGCCCCAGCCCCCgagccgccgcccccgccgcagGCGCGCGGGAGGAGGCGCGCCAAGATCCCGGGCCGCGAGCGCAAAGCCATGAGAGTCCTGCCGGTggtggtcg GGGCCTTCCTGGTGTGTTGGACGCCCTTCTTCGTGGTGCACATCACGCGAGCGCTGTGTCCCGCCTGCCCCGTGCCCCCGCGGCTCGTCAGTGCCGTCACCTGGCTGGGCTACGTCAACAGCGCCCTCAACCCACTCATCTACACCGTCTTCAACGCTGAGTTTCGGGGCGTCTTTCGCAGGGCGCTGCGCCCCTGCTGCTGA
- the LOC118760747 gene encoding secretin, whose protein sequence is MARPFPLMLLLLLAGCTARPAPPAGSRGVPPPRAPRHSDGTLTSELSRLRDRARLQRLLQGLLGKRSQQDPTDDPASWPRPWTGRLCPMWPLHPPASPEGPGRPLHPALPRPGQRCGVQASEPVNEKTQATRSQE, encoded by the exons ATGGCACGCCCCTTCCcgttgatgctgctgctgttactggcGGGCTGCACCGcgcgccccgcgccccccgcCGGCTCCAGGGGCGTCCCCCCGCCCAGGGCCCCGCGACATTCGGACGGGACCCTGACGAGCGAGCTGAGCCGCCTGCGGGACCGCGCGCGGCTGCAGCGGCTGCTGCAGGGCTTGCTGGGCAAGCGCAG CCAGCAGGACCCCACGGACGACCCCGcttcctggcccaggccctggacGGGCCGGCTCTGTCCGATGTGGCCGCTCCACCCGCCTGCGAGCCCG GAGGGCCCCGGGCGTCCCCTGCACCCCGCCCTGCCGCGCCCTGGGCAGAGGTGTGGGGTCCAAGCTTCAGAGCCAGTGAATGAAAAGACCCAAGCCACGCGGTCCCAGGAATGA
- the LOC131478939 gene encoding cadherin-related family member 5-like, with amino-acid sequence MGAWPQLWPPLVLALLLTALLGQSPGAEAQGCSVNPTIVEIEENTHRSEALAHLVIPDGQQVVLGPSTTTGAFRIEGTELFLNVTPDYEDTPWLFAELQCMRGTTLVTTLNVDVVVLDLNDNAPEFPFSSLEKSVEEDTKVDTTIIPEEELEAQDLDQNDILFYTLRELTQGASSFFSLVGENRPALKLTRTLDYDKFSSMTLELLARDTWEENEQPSHTATATLILTVLPTDLRPPWFLPCSYSDGYVCIQAQYHGAVPTGHTLSEPLVLRPGPIYAKDGDTAIGQRIIYSLLSGNQDATFTIDAASGNLTMAKSVPHPMTFLLVVKGEQEDLARYSVTQVTVEARAATGSPPYFAQTLYRGIVAPGSTAGVAVQDATAPPEPLRLHAQDDDFPDLNSAITYRVTNCSEFRMDGEALLTASSELPQDHIFYCEVEAKNTVTESTATTVVEIHVLVQNPLPTVTPGASTDTPSVGSSLAPLPSTSADLTQTRTTPGPTSEGSFRTTTETAPQEPSGYSARDMAALGGTLGGLLLLALVGLVFLSLKLYGHQLKCCARKVLEPVPRGLDNQAFQSDPYDDDNASVSSTPNAEPAPPSPPVADPDPAPPSPAPSDSAPGSPAAPVRTQGSPEAVRSILTKERRPESGYKAVWFGEDIGAEADVVVLNTPGMDGADAEADDDDDPENTYV; translated from the exons ATGggggcctggccccagctgtggcCTCCGCTAGTGCTGGCCCTGCTGCTCACCGCCTTGCTGGGCCAATCCCCGGGGGCTGAGGCCCAGG GCTGCTCTGTGAACCCAACCATCGTGGAAATTGAGGAGAACACCCACAGATCGGAGGCCCTGGCCCACCTAGTGATCCCAGATGGCCAGCAGGTGGTCCTAGGGCCCTCAACCACCACTGGTGCGTTTAGGATTGAGGGGACCGAACTGTTTCTCAACGTGACTCCTGATTATGAG GACACTCCATGGCTGTTTGCTGAACTTCAGTGCATGAGGGGGACCACTCTG GTGACCACGCTGAACGTGGACGTGGTAGTGCTGGATCTGAACGACAATGCCCCAGAGTTCCCCTTCAGCAGCCTCGAGAAGTCCGTGGAGGAG GACACTAAAGTGGACACCACAATCATCCCTGAGGAGGAGCTGGAGGCCCAGGACCTGGACCAGAATGACATCTTGTTCTACACGCTCCGGGAGCTGACCCAG ggtgccagcagcttcttctcccTGGTGGGTGAAAACCGTCCAGCACTGAAGCTGACCCGCACCCTGGACTACGACAAGTTCTCGAGCATGACCTTGGAGCTGCTGGCACGG GACACCTGGGAGGAGAACGAGCAGCCCAGCCATACGGCCACGGCCACACTGATCCTGACGGTGCTGCCCACTGATCTGCGGCCACCCTGGTTCCTGCCCTGCAGCTATTCGGATGGCTACGTCTGCATCCAGGCCCAGTACCATGGGGCCGTGCCcacaggacacacactg TCGGAGCCTCTTGTCCTGCGTCCCGGGCCCATCTATGCGAAGGATGGAGACACGGCCATTGGGCAACGCATCATCTATAGTTTGTTGAGTG GAAACCAGGATGCCACATTCACCATTGATGCAGCCTCAGGCAACCTCACCATGGCCAAGAGCGTGCCGCACCCCATGACCTTCCTCCTGGTGGTGAAG GGCGAGCAGGAGGACCTTGCCCGGTACTCTGTGACCCAGGTCACTGTGGAGGCCCGTGCAGCCACAGGCAGCCCGCCCTACTTTGCCCAGACGCTGTACCGTGGCATCGTGGCACCTGGCTCCACAGCGGGCGTGGCCGTCCAGGATGCCACTGCTCCGCCGGAGCCTCTGAGGCTCCATGCCCAGGACGATGACTTCCCG GACTTGAACTCAGCCATCACGTACCGGGTCACCAACTGCTCTGAGTTCCGGATGGACGGCGAGGCCCTGCTGACCGCCAGCAGCGAGCTGCCCCAGGACCACATCTTCTACTGCGAG GTGGAGGCCAAAAACACGGTGACAGAAAGCACGGCCACCACCGTGGTCGAGATCCACGTCTTGGTGCAGAATCCACTGCCCACAG TCACCCCAGGGGCCTCGACAGACACCCCCAGCGTGGGCTCCAGCCTTGCCCCCTTGCCATCCACCTCTGCGGACTTGACACAGACCCGGACAACACCTGGGCCAACATCTGAAGGGAGCTTCAGGACCACCACTGAAACCGCCCCACAAG AACCTTCTGGCTACTCTGCAAGGGACATGGCTGCGCTGGGCGGCACGTTGGGCGGCCTGCTGTTGCTGGCCCTCGTCGGCTTGGTCTTCCTGTCCCTCAAGCTCTATGGCCACCAGCTCAAGTGCTGCGCCCGCAAAGTGCTG GAGCCTGTTCCCCGAGGCTTAGACAACCAGGCCTTCCAGTCGGACCCCTATGACGACGACAACGCCAGCGTGTCCTCCACCCCCAACGCCGAGCCTGCGCCCCCGTCCCCGCCTGTAGCAGACCCCGACCCCGCGCCGCCCAGCCCTGCGCCCTCCGACAGCGCCCCCGGGTCACCAGCGGCCCCTGTGCGCACGCAGGGCAGCCCCGAGGCAGTGAGGTCGATCTTGACCAAGGAGCGGCGGCCCGAGAGCGGCTACAAGGCCGTGTGGTTCGGGGAGGACATCGGTGCTGAGGCCGACGTCGTGGTGCTCAACACACCCGGCATGGATGGCGCAGACGCGGAAGCTGACGACGACGACGACCCCGAAAACACCTACGTATAG
- the LOC101519172 gene encoding interferon regulatory factor 7, translated as MAKAPERNAPRPRFGDWLLSQVSSGHYAGLRWLDEARTRFRVPWKHFGRRDLSEADAHIFKAWAVARGRWPPSSLGGDLLFSEAAQRAGWKTNFRCALESTRRFELLQDNSGDPADPHKVFQLLAGPQCTNGGHLPSAKGPQVLAAQPLAPGPNASRGVAEEAVLGDAPPAQMALAADWGAGDPSPLAGLPGPGEDILLQALQQSCLEAWRVDPTPPQPLGPGLPAAELFATPGPRPALPAMQAGEASCGWPTPPSQPAVHTEPNPGILDVTILYKGHQVLHKVVGQLSCVFLYDTPSQAWGLPGPQQVAFPSPAALPDQKQLRYTEELLRHVDPGLQLELRDGGLWALRKGRCRVYWEVGGPLVSDRPSSPARLLARNCSTPIFNFGVFFQELAEFRAQLRRASPNYTIYLGFGKDLAAGRSKERSLVLVKLEPWLCRAHLEEAQRQGLSSLDSSSLGLSVSSTNSLYNDIDNFLMELAASEPQ; from the exons ATGGCCAAAGCTCCCGAAAG GAACGCCCCGCGCCCACGTTTTGGGGATTGGCTGCTGAGCCAGGTGAGCAGCGGCCACTACGCGGGGCTGCGCTGGCTGGACGAGGCCCGCACGCGCTTCCGTGTGCCCTGGAAGCACTTCGGGCGCAGGGACCTGAGCGAGGCAGACGCACACATCTTCAAG GCCTGGGCGGTGGCTCGCGGCAGGTGGCCTCCCAGCAGCCTCGGAGGTGATCTGCTGTTCTCAGAGGCTGCCCAACGCGCTGGCTGGAAAACCAACTTCCGCTGCGCGCTGGAGAGTACGCGGCGCTTCGAGCTGCTGCAGGACAACTCGGGCGATCCCGCTGACCCGCACAAGGTGTTCCAGCTGCTCGCAGGGCCGCAATGCACAAATGGGGGCCACCTGCCCTCTGCCAAGGGGCCCCAAGTGCTGGCAGCCCAGCCGCTTGCTCCCGGCCCTAACGCCTCTCGCGGTGTGGCAGAGGAAGCTGTTCTGGGAGATGCCCCACCTGCACAGATGGCCTTGGCGGCAGACTGGGGGGCTGGGGACCCCAGCCCTCTGGCTGGCCTACCTGGCCCCGGAGAGGACATCTTACTTCAGGCTCTGCAGCAGAGCTGCCTAGAAGCTTGGCGGGTAGACCcgaccccaccccagcctctaG GCCCGGGGCTGCCTGCTGCAGAGCTGTTTGCCACCCCAGGCCCTCGGCCCGCACTCCCAGCTATGCAGGCAGGTGAGGCCTCATGTGGCTGGCCCACGCCACCCTCACAACCTGCTGTGCACACAGAGCCCAACCCTGGCATCCTGGATGTGACCATCCTCTACAAGGGCCACCAGGTTCTGCACAAGGTGGTGGGTCAGCTGAGCTGCGTGTTCCTGTATGACACCCCGAGCCAAGCCTGGGGGCTCCCAGGGCCCCAGCAGGtggccttccccagccctgcagcgctcccagaccagaagcagctgCGCTACACGGAAGAGCTGCTGCGACACGTGGACCCGGGCCTGCAGCTCGAGCTGCGGGATGGAGGACTGTGGGCCCTGCGCAAGGGCAGGTGCCGGGTCTACTGGGAGGTGGGCGGGCCCCTGGTCTCCGACAGGCCCTCCTCCCCCGCCCGGCTGCTGGCACGCAACTGCAGTACCCCCATCTTCAACTTCGGGGTCTTTTTCCAAG AGCTTGCAGAGTTCCGGGCACAGCTTCGCAGGGCCTCCCCGAACTACACCATCTACCTGGGCTTTGGGAAGGACCTGGCGGCTGGCAGGTCCAAGGAGAGAAGCCTGGTTCTGGTCAAG CTGGAGCCATGGCTGTGCCGCGCCCACCTGGAGGAAGCACAGCGCCAGGGCCTGTCGTCCCTGgacagcagcagcctgggcctgTCCGTGTCCAGCACCAACAGCCTCTACAACGACATTGACAATTTCCTCATGGAGTTGGCTGCCTCAGAGCCCCAATAA